One Calditrichia bacterium DNA window includes the following coding sequences:
- the tgt gene encoding tRNA guanosine(34) transglycosylase Tgt has translation MALTLKINHRDAGCKARTGQFVSDHGAVETPVFMPVGTIGTVKTLSPQDLKACASQMMLSNTYHLFLKPGLDVLRHFGGLHKYNGWDRPILTDSGGFQIYSLDSMKTVSEEGVEFKSHWDGTKHMFTPENVVDTQRIIGSDIMMVLDYLTGNPADHDISKNAHEVTLRWAKRARSHFLATEPLYSFRQFQFGIVQGGIYNDLRAESIAGLVDIGFDGYAIGGLAVGEDAQTRREVTDFCTDRLPADLPRYLMGVGKPEDILDGIELGVDMFDCVIPTRNARNGTVFTWNGKVNLRNTHHKLATGPIDPDCACFACKNHSIGYIHHMLKVNEIYGLRLATIHNVHFYHHLTIAARGAIKNDLFMDFKSKFLDNYFQNESN, from the coding sequence ATGGCTTTAACTTTAAAAATTAATCACCGGGATGCAGGCTGCAAAGCACGCACCGGTCAATTTGTGAGCGATCATGGCGCAGTGGAAACACCCGTTTTTATGCCGGTCGGCACGATCGGGACAGTCAAAACATTGTCGCCGCAAGATTTGAAAGCCTGCGCATCGCAAATGATGTTATCCAATACCTACCACCTTTTTCTGAAACCGGGGCTGGATGTGCTGCGCCATTTTGGCGGTCTGCACAAATACAACGGGTGGGATCGCCCGATTTTGACCGACAGTGGCGGCTTCCAGATTTACAGCCTCGATTCAATGAAAACCGTATCCGAAGAAGGCGTGGAATTTAAATCGCATTGGGACGGAACGAAGCACATGTTCACGCCGGAAAATGTGGTAGATACGCAGCGCATTATCGGTTCGGATATTATGATGGTGCTGGATTATCTGACCGGAAATCCTGCAGATCACGATATTTCTAAAAATGCACACGAAGTTACACTCCGCTGGGCAAAACGTGCCCGCAGTCATTTTCTGGCAACGGAGCCGTTGTATAGCTTCCGGCAATTCCAGTTCGGTATTGTTCAGGGTGGTATTTACAACGATTTACGTGCCGAAAGCATCGCCGGATTGGTGGATATCGGCTTTGATGGCTACGCCATCGGCGGGCTGGCAGTTGGGGAAGATGCCCAAACCCGCCGCGAAGTCACCGATTTTTGCACCGATCGCCTGCCGGCAGATTTGCCCCGGTATCTGATGGGCGTTGGCAAACCGGAGGATATTTTGGATGGCATTGAACTGGGCGTCGATATGTTCGACTGTGTGATCCCCACCCGAAACGCCCGCAACGGAACGGTGTTCACATGGAACGGCAAAGTGAATCTGCGCAACACGCATCACAAACTTGCGACCGGACCCATCGACCCGGATTGCGCCTGTTTCGCCTGCAAAAATCATTCGATCGGGTATATTCACCACATGCTTAAAGTCAATGAAATCTACGGCTTACGCCTTGCGACTATTCACAATGTGCATTTTTATCATCACCTGACAATCGCGGCACGCGGCGCGATCAAAAACGATCTTTTTATGGATTTCAAATCCAAATTTTTGGATAACTATTTTCAAAACGAATCGAATTAG